A region from the Etheostoma spectabile isolate EspeVRDwgs_2016 chromosome 9, UIUC_Espe_1.0, whole genome shotgun sequence genome encodes:
- the LOC116696223 gene encoding serine/arginine-rich splicing factor 11 isoform X2 codes for MNSNTHVIQVTNVSPSTTSEQMRTLFGFLGNIEELKLFPPDDSPLPVTSRVCFVKFLESESVGVSQHLTNTVFVDRALIVVPFAEGVIPDESKAMSLLAPANAVAGMMPGGGLLPTPNPLAMGGTPFGSLGAPSMEQMAAMGMQGPNMNPQALSADFLKLMQSMDPKLNPLAAGLNLNAGLKNDASNKEIEEAMKRVREAQSLISAAIEPGNKKDDKRKHSRSRSRSRRRRSRSRSRHRRTKSRSRRRSHSRSRRRSKSPRRRRTHSRDRGRRSRSRDRRKEEKSKKRSKTPPKSYSSARRSRSISRRHRRSRSASRSPRRRLSRSPSLRRHKKEKKKDKEREKDRDKDRREVRDRSRDERERSSSKKKKSKDKERDRERKSDSEKGDVKVTRDYDEEEQGYDSEKEREEDDDDERKSDSDSASSPKGQDEMERSEGQIPKKSKLNGDDHHQEDMEMSD; via the exons tgACTCTCCCTTGCCTGTGACTTCACGTGTCTGTTTTGTAAAGTTCCTTGAGTCTGAGTCGGTGGGAGTTTCCCAACACCTGACGAACACCGTCTTCGTGGACCGAGCCTTGATCGTGGTCCCTTTTGCCGAAG GAGTCATTCCTGATGAATCTAAAGCTATGTCTCTGCTGGCTCCAGCCAATGCCGTGGCAGGAATGATGCCTGGGGGAGGCCTTCTACCAACACCCAATCCTCTGGCA ATGGGAGGGACGCCATTCGGAAGTCTTGGAGCTCCCAGCATGGAGCAAATGGCTGCCATGGGAATGCAGGGCCCTAACATGAATCCCCAG GCTCTTTCTGCAGACTTCCTGAAGCTCATGCAGTCCATGGACCCCAA ACTGAATCCATTAGCGGCGGGACTGAACTTGAATGCAGGGCTGAAAAATGATGCCTCCAATAAGGAGATTGAAGAGGCCATGAAGAGAGTCCGAGAGGCCCAGTCTCTCATCTCTGCAGCCATTGAACCAGGAA ATAAGAAAGATGACAAGCGCAAACATTCCCGCTCCCGTTCGCGGTCACGGCGCAGGCGCTCCAGATCTCGCTCAAGACACCG ACGTACAAAGAGCAGGTCTCGGCGGAGGTCCCATTCAAGGAGTAGGAGGAGGTCCAAGAGTCCGCGGAGGAGGAGGACCCACTCCCGAGACAGAGGCCGGCGTAGTAGATCTAG GgacaggaggaaggaggagaagtCTAAGAAAAGGTCTAAGACGCCCCCCAAGAGCTACAGCAGTGCCAGGAGGTCTCGAAGCATTAGTCG GAGGCACAGGCGAAGCCGCAGTGCATCTCGGTCCCCAAGGAGGAGGTTGTCCAGGTCTCCATCGCTCAGACG tcacaaaaaagagaaaaagaaggacaAGGAGCGTGAGAAGGACCGGGATAAAGACAGGAGGGAGGTCAGGGACCGGAGCCGAGATGAAAGAGAACGCTCCAGcagtaagaagaagaagagcaaaGACAAGGAGCGAGATCGGGAACGCAAATCTGATAGTGAGAAAGGAGACGTTAAG GTGACCCGGGATTACGATGAAGAGGAGCAAGGTTATGACAgtgaaaaggaaagagaggaggacGACGATGATGAGAGGAAGAGCGACTCCGATTCTGCCTCATCCCCAAAAGGCCAGGATGAAATGGAGAGATCAGAGGGTCAAATCCCCAAAAAGTCCAAACTGAATGGAGACGACCATCATCAGGAAGACATGGAGATGAGCGACTAA
- the LOC116696223 gene encoding serine/arginine-rich splicing factor 11 isoform X1, which produces MNSNTHVIQVTNVSPSTTSEQMRTLFGFLGNIEELKLFPPDDSPLPVTSRVCFVKFLESESVGVSQHLTNTVFVDRALIVVPFAEGVIPDESKAMSLLAPANAVAGMMPGGGLLPTPNPLARMGGTPFGSLGAPSMEQMAAMGMQGPNMNPQALSADFLKLMQSMDPKLNPLAAGLNLNAGLKNDASNKEIEEAMKRVREAQSLISAAIEPGNKKDDKRKHSRSRSRSRRRRSRSRSRHRRTKSRSRRRSHSRSRRRSKSPRRRRTHSRDRGRRSRSRDRRKEEKSKKRSKTPPKSYSSARRSRSISRRHRRSRSASRSPRRRLSRSPSLRRHKKEKKKDKEREKDRDKDRREVRDRSRDERERSSSKKKKSKDKERDRERKSDSEKGDVKVTRDYDEEEQGYDSEKEREEDDDDERKSDSDSASSPKGQDEMERSEGQIPKKSKLNGDDHHQEDMEMSD; this is translated from the exons tgACTCTCCCTTGCCTGTGACTTCACGTGTCTGTTTTGTAAAGTTCCTTGAGTCTGAGTCGGTGGGAGTTTCCCAACACCTGACGAACACCGTCTTCGTGGACCGAGCCTTGATCGTGGTCCCTTTTGCCGAAG GAGTCATTCCTGATGAATCTAAAGCTATGTCTCTGCTGGCTCCAGCCAATGCCGTGGCAGGAATGATGCCTGGGGGAGGCCTTCTACCAACACCCAATCCTCTGGCA AGA ATGGGAGGGACGCCATTCGGAAGTCTTGGAGCTCCCAGCATGGAGCAAATGGCTGCCATGGGAATGCAGGGCCCTAACATGAATCCCCAG GCTCTTTCTGCAGACTTCCTGAAGCTCATGCAGTCCATGGACCCCAA ACTGAATCCATTAGCGGCGGGACTGAACTTGAATGCAGGGCTGAAAAATGATGCCTCCAATAAGGAGATTGAAGAGGCCATGAAGAGAGTCCGAGAGGCCCAGTCTCTCATCTCTGCAGCCATTGAACCAGGAA ATAAGAAAGATGACAAGCGCAAACATTCCCGCTCCCGTTCGCGGTCACGGCGCAGGCGCTCCAGATCTCGCTCAAGACACCG ACGTACAAAGAGCAGGTCTCGGCGGAGGTCCCATTCAAGGAGTAGGAGGAGGTCCAAGAGTCCGCGGAGGAGGAGGACCCACTCCCGAGACAGAGGCCGGCGTAGTAGATCTAG GgacaggaggaaggaggagaagtCTAAGAAAAGGTCTAAGACGCCCCCCAAGAGCTACAGCAGTGCCAGGAGGTCTCGAAGCATTAGTCG GAGGCACAGGCGAAGCCGCAGTGCATCTCGGTCCCCAAGGAGGAGGTTGTCCAGGTCTCCATCGCTCAGACG tcacaaaaaagagaaaaagaaggacaAGGAGCGTGAGAAGGACCGGGATAAAGACAGGAGGGAGGTCAGGGACCGGAGCCGAGATGAAAGAGAACGCTCCAGcagtaagaagaagaagagcaaaGACAAGGAGCGAGATCGGGAACGCAAATCTGATAGTGAGAAAGGAGACGTTAAG GTGACCCGGGATTACGATGAAGAGGAGCAAGGTTATGACAgtgaaaaggaaagagaggaggacGACGATGATGAGAGGAAGAGCGACTCCGATTCTGCCTCATCCCCAAAAGGCCAGGATGAAATGGAGAGATCAGAGGGTCAAATCCCCAAAAAGTCCAAACTGAATGGAGACGACCATCATCAGGAAGACATGGAGATGAGCGACTAA
- the LOC116696223 gene encoding serine/arginine-rich splicing factor 11 isoform X3 produces MSLLAPANAVAGMMPGGGLLPTPNPLARMGGTPFGSLGAPSMEQMAAMGMQGPNMNPQALSADFLKLMQSMDPKLNPLAAGLNLNAGLKNDASNKEIEEAMKRVREAQSLISAAIEPGNKKDDKRKHSRSRSRSRRRRSRSRSRHRRTKSRSRRRSHSRSRRRSKSPRRRRTHSRDRGRRSRSRDRRKEEKSKKRSKTPPKSYSSARRSRSISRRHRRSRSASRSPRRRLSRSPSLRRHKKEKKKDKEREKDRDKDRREVRDRSRDERERSSSKKKKSKDKERDRERKSDSEKGDVKVTRDYDEEEQGYDSEKEREEDDDDERKSDSDSASSPKGQDEMERSEGQIPKKSKLNGDDHHQEDMEMSD; encoded by the exons ATGTCTCTGCTGGCTCCAGCCAATGCCGTGGCAGGAATGATGCCTGGGGGAGGCCTTCTACCAACACCCAATCCTCTGGCA AGA ATGGGAGGGACGCCATTCGGAAGTCTTGGAGCTCCCAGCATGGAGCAAATGGCTGCCATGGGAATGCAGGGCCCTAACATGAATCCCCAG GCTCTTTCTGCAGACTTCCTGAAGCTCATGCAGTCCATGGACCCCAA ACTGAATCCATTAGCGGCGGGACTGAACTTGAATGCAGGGCTGAAAAATGATGCCTCCAATAAGGAGATTGAAGAGGCCATGAAGAGAGTCCGAGAGGCCCAGTCTCTCATCTCTGCAGCCATTGAACCAGGAA ATAAGAAAGATGACAAGCGCAAACATTCCCGCTCCCGTTCGCGGTCACGGCGCAGGCGCTCCAGATCTCGCTCAAGACACCG ACGTACAAAGAGCAGGTCTCGGCGGAGGTCCCATTCAAGGAGTAGGAGGAGGTCCAAGAGTCCGCGGAGGAGGAGGACCCACTCCCGAGACAGAGGCCGGCGTAGTAGATCTAG GgacaggaggaaggaggagaagtCTAAGAAAAGGTCTAAGACGCCCCCCAAGAGCTACAGCAGTGCCAGGAGGTCTCGAAGCATTAGTCG GAGGCACAGGCGAAGCCGCAGTGCATCTCGGTCCCCAAGGAGGAGGTTGTCCAGGTCTCCATCGCTCAGACG tcacaaaaaagagaaaaagaaggacaAGGAGCGTGAGAAGGACCGGGATAAAGACAGGAGGGAGGTCAGGGACCGGAGCCGAGATGAAAGAGAACGCTCCAGcagtaagaagaagaagagcaaaGACAAGGAGCGAGATCGGGAACGCAAATCTGATAGTGAGAAAGGAGACGTTAAG GTGACCCGGGATTACGATGAAGAGGAGCAAGGTTATGACAgtgaaaaggaaagagaggaggacGACGATGATGAGAGGAAGAGCGACTCCGATTCTGCCTCATCCCCAAAAGGCCAGGATGAAATGGAGAGATCAGAGGGTCAAATCCCCAAAAAGTCCAAACTGAATGGAGACGACCATCATCAGGAAGACATGGAGATGAGCGACTAA
- the LOC116696223 gene encoding serine/arginine-rich splicing factor 11 isoform X4 yields MSLLAPANAVAGMMPGGGLLPTPNPLAMGGTPFGSLGAPSMEQMAAMGMQGPNMNPQALSADFLKLMQSMDPKLNPLAAGLNLNAGLKNDASNKEIEEAMKRVREAQSLISAAIEPGNKKDDKRKHSRSRSRSRRRRSRSRSRHRRTKSRSRRRSHSRSRRRSKSPRRRRTHSRDRGRRSRSRDRRKEEKSKKRSKTPPKSYSSARRSRSISRRHRRSRSASRSPRRRLSRSPSLRRHKKEKKKDKEREKDRDKDRREVRDRSRDERERSSSKKKKSKDKERDRERKSDSEKGDVKVTRDYDEEEQGYDSEKEREEDDDDERKSDSDSASSPKGQDEMERSEGQIPKKSKLNGDDHHQEDMEMSD; encoded by the exons ATGTCTCTGCTGGCTCCAGCCAATGCCGTGGCAGGAATGATGCCTGGGGGAGGCCTTCTACCAACACCCAATCCTCTGGCA ATGGGAGGGACGCCATTCGGAAGTCTTGGAGCTCCCAGCATGGAGCAAATGGCTGCCATGGGAATGCAGGGCCCTAACATGAATCCCCAG GCTCTTTCTGCAGACTTCCTGAAGCTCATGCAGTCCATGGACCCCAA ACTGAATCCATTAGCGGCGGGACTGAACTTGAATGCAGGGCTGAAAAATGATGCCTCCAATAAGGAGATTGAAGAGGCCATGAAGAGAGTCCGAGAGGCCCAGTCTCTCATCTCTGCAGCCATTGAACCAGGAA ATAAGAAAGATGACAAGCGCAAACATTCCCGCTCCCGTTCGCGGTCACGGCGCAGGCGCTCCAGATCTCGCTCAAGACACCG ACGTACAAAGAGCAGGTCTCGGCGGAGGTCCCATTCAAGGAGTAGGAGGAGGTCCAAGAGTCCGCGGAGGAGGAGGACCCACTCCCGAGACAGAGGCCGGCGTAGTAGATCTAG GgacaggaggaaggaggagaagtCTAAGAAAAGGTCTAAGACGCCCCCCAAGAGCTACAGCAGTGCCAGGAGGTCTCGAAGCATTAGTCG GAGGCACAGGCGAAGCCGCAGTGCATCTCGGTCCCCAAGGAGGAGGTTGTCCAGGTCTCCATCGCTCAGACG tcacaaaaaagagaaaaagaaggacaAGGAGCGTGAGAAGGACCGGGATAAAGACAGGAGGGAGGTCAGGGACCGGAGCCGAGATGAAAGAGAACGCTCCAGcagtaagaagaagaagagcaaaGACAAGGAGCGAGATCGGGAACGCAAATCTGATAGTGAGAAAGGAGACGTTAAG GTGACCCGGGATTACGATGAAGAGGAGCAAGGTTATGACAgtgaaaaggaaagagaggaggacGACGATGATGAGAGGAAGAGCGACTCCGATTCTGCCTCATCCCCAAAAGGCCAGGATGAAATGGAGAGATCAGAGGGTCAAATCCCCAAAAAGTCCAAACTGAATGGAGACGACCATCATCAGGAAGACATGGAGATGAGCGACTAA